One Streptomyces umbrinus genomic window, TCGTCGGGGGAGGACGCGCCGGCCAGCCGTCCCGCCAGCACGAGCACGGCGTGGACGACGAACAGCACCCAGCCGACCGCCACGGCTCGGGAGGTGGACAGCCGGTTGTCCTCGCCGATGACGGGCGCCAGTACCCCGCCCCGCGCCCGGTGGAACCACGAGGCCCCGGTCAGCAGCGCGCTCACGACCACCGCGGCCACCAGCCCCGCGGTCCGCGCGGCCGTCCAGCCCGCCCCGATCGCGGTGAGCGTCTGCACCAGGAGCAGAACGAGGACAACTCCCCACACGGCGATGACGGTTCGCCGCCACACCAGGCCGAGCCAGACCTCGCCCTCGGCCCGCCCGCGCTCCGCGACGACGTCCGCGGACTGGGTCAGCTCGTCCGACACCCACTGCCTCGACGCCCCGGCCGAGTACGCCACGGCCGCGGGCAGCCCCCGCCCGGACGCCAATTCGTCCCGCTTGGAAAGGAATTCGGCAACGGCACGCCGATGCCCCTCGCGCGCCCCGTGCGGACAGTTCCCGCAGGTGCAGCCCCCCTCGTGCCCGCTCCGACCGGCGCCGCGCCCGGCGTCACGCCCCGCGCCCTGTCCAGTCTCCTGCACCGCCACGCCCGTTGCCGCCTTCCAGACCATTGGGTCGAACCCTCATTTACCGCACGCCCCACCGAACCGACCGCACGCCCTACCGATATGTCACGTTCGCACGCCACCGCCGCACCACGGACAGCGGCACGACCACCGGCCCCAGGGCCATCGGTCGCACAGTCAACCCCCGCACATCTGCGCAGCCGCACAAGTGCCTCGCGACGACAGCGCATTGTGCCGTACCCCACACCCCACGCGTCCGCCAGGTCTGGTCAGCGCGGGTGAAGCGCCCACCCCCGTGTTGACCCGGCTGCGAGAATTCCCGTATGGCCGAGATCATCCAGCGCGACGGGACCTGGGCCTTCGACGGCAGCACGGTCCGGATCACTCCTGGACTGCACCGCTCCGTGCCGCTGTTCCGGCAGACGTACGGAGAGATCGCCGTGCCCCTCGAAGCGGTCGCGGGCGTCGCCTACGAACCCGAACGCAAGCGGGGCCGCCTGCGCCTGAGACTCCGCGAGGGCGCCGACCCTCTGCTCCAGGCGACCGGTGGCCGTCTGCCCGAGCCCGCGGACCCGTACCGGCTGACGGTGGACATCGACCGCTCGGGCGTCGCCGAGTACGTCGCCGAGGAGATCCGGCGCGCCCTGCTCCTCGAGGAGATCCCCAAGGAACCGGCCAGAACCTACCTCGTGCCGGGCCCTCCCGTCCCCGTCTCGGTCCGTTCCAGCGACGGCACGGTGTCCTTCGACGGCACCCAGGTCCGTATCGACTGGAGCGACACCTCGGACCGGGTGAAGCGCGCGACGGGCCCGCGCATCATCGAGCTGCCGGACCTCGTCCAGGTGGAGTGGCTGCCCAACTCCGGTTACGAGGACGGGTTCCTGCGCTTCGTGACCCGCGACTCGGTGTTCTCCAAACTGCCGCCGGAGAAGGACCCGTTCGCCCTCGACCTGTGGGGCAGTGCCCGCCGCGATCTGCTCACGGCGCTGGTCGCCACCGCGGTCATGGCCCGGCTCCCGCACCCGTCCACGCGGTCCGGCGAGTACGCCCAGGGCGACCCGCCCCGCCTCCCGACCGCACCCGAGGACTCCGTACCTCAGCTGCCCCGCCAGGGCCACCACGACGTACTCCTGCGCCGCCTCAGGGAGTTGGGCGAGCTGCACCGCGACGGGGTGCTCACGGACGAGGAGTTCGCGACGACGAAGGCGGCGGTGCTGCGGGACTTCTGACACGGGTGACTCGGGAATTCCGACTCGGGCCTTCCGACTGGGGAGATCGGGCTAGCTGAGGAGATCGGCTAGCTGAGGAGGTCGGGTTCGCTGCGGCTGATGTCCTGCCACAGCGGCTGATAGTTGATCCACGCCACCAGGTCCCCGCCGAGCTGCTCCCGTGTCGCGACCGCCTGCTTGTGGTCGATCAGTACGGGACGGCCCGCCGCGCACGCCGTCAGCTGCACCTGGCACGAGCGCTCCATCGACAGGAACCACCAGGCCGCCGCGTCCACCGAGTCGCCGACGGTCAGCAGCCCGTGGTTGCGCAGCACGAGCGCCTTGCGGGTGCCGAGCCCGGAGGCGATCCGCCGCCCCTCCTCGGCGTCCACGGCGACCCCCGAGTACGCGTCGTACAGCGCGTGGTCCTCGTAGAAGGCGCAGCTCTCCTGGGTGATCGGGTCGAGCAGGTCGCCGAGCGCGGACAGCGCGCGGCCGTGCACCGAGTGGCAGTGGGCGACCGCGACGACGTCCGGCCGGGCGGCGTGCACCTGGGCGTGCACGGTGAACGCCGCCTGGTTCACGTGATAGCGGCCCTCGATCACCTGCCCGTCCTCGTTGGCCATGACCAGGTCACTGACCGTGACGTGCTTGAACGGCATTCCGAACGGGTTGACCCAGAAACAGTCGCTGTACTCCGGATCGCGCGCGGTGATGTGACCGGAGACCCCGTCCTCGAACCCGAGCCGGCCGAAGAGCCGCAGCGCGCCCGCGAGGCGTTCCTTGCGGTGCCTCCGTTCGTCGTCCAGCGACTCGTGCATCGGCGGCATGGCGAACCGCAGCCGGTCGGTGGGAAGCGGCAGGGGCGGTGTGGGCCCGTGCATATGTCCTCCAGCCCTGAGGTACGGACTCCGTACGTGTTTACGGGCGGGAAGTTACCGGCGGTCAGCGCAGGAGAACAGAGATGTTCGTGAAGAGAGTGCACAACCGTTGCACGGGGTCGATGGTCTGCCTGTCTGGAGCCAATCTATTCGGTCGGGCACCTGCACCGACGCCCCCTGGAGGACCCCCGTGCGCAGTCACCCCCCTACGCTGCGCGGACCGCGTCCCGCGACCGCACCCCCCACCCGCCCATGAAGAGAAACGAGCGCCTTGTCACAGGCATGCTCAGACAGATCGCCACGCGCGACGTGGTCGTCCTGGACGACCTCGGCGGGTCCCCCCGCCGCCTCGCCGCGCTCACCTACATCGCCGTGCAGTACGGATTCCGCTACGAGGAGACGAACAGACTCGGACAAACACTCCAGGTCCGCCTGACGCGCGACCCCCGCCCCGAGGCCCGCGAACGCAGCACGGCCGCCCTCGGCCGCCTCGCCGCGGGCCGCGCTCCGGGCATGCGCCCCGGCACGCTCAAACCGCTGCCCGACGTGGCACCCGCGGTCGGGCTGCTCAAGGCCCGTATCGAGTTCGACGCGCTCTCCGACGACCTGGACTGGCGCCGCAAGGCCGTCTTCATGACCGCCAGCGCGGCCCTGATGGCGCTGCTGCTGATCCCCGCGGGCTGGAGGGCCTCGCTCGCCGCGAGCGCCACCATGGCCGCGGTGTTCGCGGTCTTCCTGCGCCTGGAGGTGTTACGGAAGGACCGGCTGGCCCGGCGGCTGCGGTCGGCGGGGCTGATCTGAGCGATCCGCCCGCCCGGGAATTCCTACGCCGCAAAGGCGACAGAAGATGTCGGGTATCGGCGTAAGACTCGTCGTATGACTCGGACGACATCGACCCGCAGGACATCGAACTGGGCAGCGTTCACCGCCGCGGAACCGGACCTCGCCAAGACCGTCGAGGACCGGTTCGCGGCCTTCACGCACCACATCGTGGCGACCCTCCGCAAGGACGGGTCGCCACGCACCTCGGGACTCGAAGTCCGGTTCCTGAACGGGGAGTTGTGGCTCGGCATGATGCCGGACTCGCTCAAGGCACTGGACCTGCGCCGCGACCCGCGCTTCGCCCTGCAGGCCAATCCGGGCCCCGGCACGGAGATGGCGGGCGGCGACGTACGGATCGCGGGCCGGGCC contains:
- a CDS encoding DUF4429 domain-containing protein encodes the protein MAEIIQRDGTWAFDGSTVRITPGLHRSVPLFRQTYGEIAVPLEAVAGVAYEPERKRGRLRLRLREGADPLLQATGGRLPEPADPYRLTVDIDRSGVAEYVAEEIRRALLLEEIPKEPARTYLVPGPPVPVSVRSSDGTVSFDGTQVRIDWSDTSDRVKRATGPRIIELPDLVQVEWLPNSGYEDGFLRFVTRDSVFSKLPPEKDPFALDLWGSARRDLLTALVATAVMARLPHPSTRSGEYAQGDPPRLPTAPEDSVPQLPRQGHHDVLLRRLRELGELHRDGVLTDEEFATTKAAVLRDF
- a CDS encoding class II aldolase/adducin family protein gives rise to the protein MHGPTPPLPLPTDRLRFAMPPMHESLDDERRHRKERLAGALRLFGRLGFEDGVSGHITARDPEYSDCFWVNPFGMPFKHVTVSDLVMANEDGQVIEGRYHVNQAAFTVHAQVHAARPDVVAVAHCHSVHGRALSALGDLLDPITQESCAFYEDHALYDAYSGVAVDAEEGRRIASGLGTRKALVLRNHGLLTVGDSVDAAAWWFLSMERSCQVQLTACAAGRPVLIDHKQAVATREQLGGDLVAWINYQPLWQDISRSEPDLLS
- a CDS encoding pyridoxamine 5'-phosphate oxidase family protein: MTRTTSTRRTSNWAAFTAAEPDLAKTVEDRFAAFTHHIVATLRKDGSPRTSGLEVRFLNGELWLGMMPDSLKALDLRRDPRFALQANPGPGTEMAGGDVRIAGRAVEVEDPAERARYAEEVEPPEPFHLFRTELTEVVRTYVEDDKYLVVEIWKPGEPVRTLKRT